The following proteins come from a genomic window of Rutidosis leptorrhynchoides isolate AG116_Rl617_1_P2 chromosome 10, CSIRO_AGI_Rlap_v1, whole genome shotgun sequence:
- the LOC139871636 gene encoding uncharacterized protein translates to MAARSFLYGGGDTTGGGGGGVGGGGSVVLSNKRVHSSSCSFNPVDPVFVPRSSTFQGSRSMVCFEDRGNGSGGQFFQSFDHEDNGDDEYDDYFHQPEKKRRLTGNQVRFLEKSFELDNKLEPDRKIQLAKDIGLQPRQVAIWFQNRRARWKNKQLEKDYEDLQESYNKLKSNYENLVKEKEKLKSEVDVLSDKLMLQEKGTSDSSSTKSLSQPQLCKHNLDDRCEEDVSKILNPEYEQNDEISVEFDNGIYTSLLEQVDSSYVFEQEQSEGSLDEVNNLNEMFLPLVNDYNTPKIENDEYTDPQSVNSYYLGLTGNDQAFGFWSY, encoded by the exons ATGGCAGCTCGGAGTTTTCTATACGGTGGTGGTGACACCACCGGCGGCGGTGGAGgcggtgttggtggtggtggttctgTTGTGCTGTCAAATAAAAGGGTTCATTCTTCATCTTGTTCTTTTAATCCGGTAGATCCGGTTTTTGTCCCCAGATCATCTACTTTTCAGG GTTCTCGGTCAATGGTTTGTTTTGAAGATAGAGGTAACGGATCAGGGGGGCAATTTTTTCAGTCATTTGATCATGAAGATAATGgagatgatgaatatgatgattacttTCATCAGCCCGAAAAGAAAAGGCGACTCACAGGTAATCAAGTTCGGTTCTTGGAGAAAAGTTTTGAATTAGATAACAAGCTCGAGCCAGACCGAAAGATTCAGCTAGCCAAAGACATTGGGTTGCAGCCAAGACAAGTTGCAATCTGGTTTCAAAATCGTCGCGCACGTTGGAAAAATAAGCAACTTGAAAAAGACTATGAAGATTTGCAAGAAAGTTACAACAAACTTAAATCCAACTATGAAAATCTTGTTAAAGAAAAGGAAAAACTAAAATCTGAG GTTGATGTGTTAAGTGACAAGTTGATGCTACAAGAAAAGGGTACCTCAGATTCATCAAGTACTAAAAGCCTATCTCAACCACAACTATGCAAACATAATCTTGATGATAGATGTGAGGAAGATGTATCAAAAATCTTGAACCCCGAATATGAGCAAAACGATGAGATAAGTGTCGAATTTGACAATGGGATTTACACGTCGCTCTTAGAACAAGTTGATTCATCTTATGTTTTTGAACAAGAACAAAGTGAGGGATCTTTGGATGAGGTAAACAACCTCAATGAGATGTTTTTACCTTTAGTCAACGATTATAATACACCAAAGATCGAAAACGATGAGTACACGGACCCACAATCTGTAAACTCATACTATCTTGGGCTAACAGGGAATGATCAAGCATTTGGCTTTTGGTCTTACTGA